DNA from Mugil cephalus isolate CIBA_MC_2020 chromosome 5, CIBA_Mcephalus_1.1, whole genome shotgun sequence:
CCAGAGACAACAGTGCCAGTTCGCATTCATTCAGTCTTTTCTTACAGTTACACATCAATCCACATCCAACATGCAGCCGGTCGAAATGCTATGTTCACGAGAGCATTGTGAAAATGAAGTTTGACGATGCAATTCTGATTTTCTGTCTTAAAGGTTCGTGTGGAAGGCCTAACAGGGAACATCCAGTTTGATCAACACGGCAAGAGAGTCAATTACTCAGTGAATATAATGGAACTAAAAAGCAACGGGCCTGTAAAAGTAAGTTTCTGAATGGTTTTCTTCATCAGAAATGCATACATGTAATTCAGTGAACATATAGCTTCTATAAATTGCATGTGGAAGTTTAACCAAAAGCAACATCAGGATCTATAGTTGAGgataagataataaataaaataataataatacactgcATAGATAATTAAGGTTTACAACTGTTCTTTTCTTCCAACAGATTGGATACTGGAATGAAGTTGACAAAATGGCTGTCACCAAATCTGATGTCTTTACAAATGACACAACAggaatggaaaacaaaacagtcatcGTCACCACGATCTTggtaaatattatattaaatcaCTGCACAACTCATTGTCATTATAGTGTTTTCCTTCTGACTTTACATATTATCACAGGAACGCACACCTTAACATTAGCTCTTTACATCACTTTATACAACACTGTGCTTTTATTGAATCACACAATAGTTATAGTTTTGCACAAAGTTGCAAAActacagtgacacagtgtcACTGTAGTTTTGCAACTTTGTGCCTTTGTGTCACAAAGTGAAgtcactttgtttttcattttgtgttcataatgaatgatttttccattttaatttgaagCTCTTGTGCTaaacagtgttttctgtctgtgtctctgtccttcAGGAAGCTCCGTATGTAATGCTGAAAAAGAACGCTGACCTTTTCGTAGACAATGACCGCTACGAGGGCTACTGTGTAGATCTGGCTGCAGAGATAGCGAAGCACTGCGGCTTCAAATATCAACTGAAAATAGTGGGGGATGGGAAGTATGGAGCTAGAGATGCAGAAACCAAGATCTGGAATGGGATGGTTGGAGAGTTAGTGTATGGGGTGAGTTCATCTGTTCAACTTGAGTAGATTGCTATAGTTTCCTCATTGACAGCATAGAGTTACTTACTGTATCTTAAAAGTACTGTTTTAATTCCAAAATCTTTTTTatccaaaacatttttatcttgTTACCTTTGGTCTAATAGAAAGCGGACATTGCTGTGGCTCCTTTGACAATCACACTGGTACGAGAGGAGGTGATAGACTTCTCCAAGCCCTTCATGTCTCTGGGAATCTCCATCATGATAAAGAAGCCTCAAAAATCTAAACCTGGAGTCTTCTCTTTCCTGGATCCCCTGGCTTATGAGATCTGGATGTGCATTGTTTTTGCCTACATTGGTGTCAGCGTGGTGCTGTTCCTGGTCAGCCGCTTCAGCCCCTATGAGTGGCACACTGAGGAGTATGAGGACGGGCAGATCCAGACCAATGAGTCGACTAATGAGTTTGGCATATTCAACAGCCTCTGGTTTTCCCTGGGAGCGTTCATGCGTCAAGGCTGTGACATCTCACCTAGGTGGGTTGGAAAAATCAACAGCTGCCATGTTGATGGTGATTTAATTAGACAAGCATACTTCAATGTTAATTGGATTTCGTTTCTAATACTTTCTACCTTTAGTCAATATTGCATGTCTAGAAGTTGGGTGGGTTATCATATCTAAAGGAAATTATTATGCTTATTGAATTCAGTATTAACATTTGAATATAGATATTTAACAACTTGTGAGTGTGGACACTAGTTCAATTCTGTTGTTGTTATATTGTGCTACATTTACAATGTTATGGAAGGAAGCTTGGATTTTAGTAGTCCGGATTTTACTGCACACAAATGTTAGTAACCTATAAATCAAATCACAAAGGGGAACACGTGCTGCTGTGCAGTGGCTTCATTTGTAGATAGTATCACTTTTAGCTTTTGGAAGAAACACGTTTAATGCATCACATCTTAACAATTCTCGTGTTCTTTAATTATTCACAAGTGTTGGCTTCAGAACACGAAAATCATTTCTTCAAAGTTTAGGAatctttaataaaaaacaaacatacagtacactcaagtgaatatttgtttcttttattctttttcctctcctatACAACAGATCTCTCTCTGGGCGTATTGTTGGCGGCGTGTGGTGGTTTTTCACTTTAATCATCATCTCCTCCTACACGGCTAACCTGGCTGCTTTTCTGACTGTCGAGAGGATGGTATCTCCCATTGAGAGTGCAGAGGACCTGGCTAAACAGACTGAGATAGCTTATGGAACTCTGGACTCTGGTTCCACTAAAGAGTTTTTTAGGGTAAGACATGTTCTAATGCTATTCTAAAGCTATAGTAACAACTCTCCTTCATATTATGAAAATATTAGACTAAGACTTAGAAAGACTTGTGCAGCTTGGCCTGTAGCTCCATTATTCTTCAGTACATCTTTCTTGTGTTGACGTCACTAATAGAAAACAGCAGCCAACAGATTCGATAGGAGTGAACGCAATGCATGTATCTAACTCAGTAATTTGGCTCGATTTGCATTGAAGACATGCAACCAATATTccttttttacacttttagtCAGTAAACATAATGTTGCAGCCAAAGTTCGGAGAAAGGAATGTGCTGTTAATTCCAatcttccatcttcttctctcttcacAGCGCTCAAAGATTGCCCTGTTTGACAAAATGTGGACGTACATGCGAAGTGCAGAgccctctgtgtttgtgaaaaCCACAGCTGAAGGGGTTCTGCGGGTCCGCAAGTCCAAGGGGAAGTATGCCTACCTGCTGGAGTCCACCATGAATGAGTACATCGAGCAGCGAAAGCCCTGCGACACCATGAAGGTTGGAGGCAACCTGGACTCCAAAGGCTACGGGATCGCCACGCCCAAAGGATCCTCATTAAGGTGGGTGGAATAGTATAACAATGTGTCCAATGTTGTTATAGTATCCCACCTACCCTGATGTAGCTTTGCTTATGTGTCTCTCTGGTTTGTATAAGGAGATGAGGTAATTCCCCACTTCCCCTACAAATTTTTTGAAAAAGCATTGCAATTTATTGTAAGTCGATaaattgcaaaaacaaaaaaataaataaaaacagaaaagaaatgttattatttcttaaATATTTGACAGATTTGCTATAGTGTTTCAAATCAGAGATGTAAATCATTATTAATGGCTCTTACCCAGGTAATTTCTCCTGGCCTACCTCTATAAATCCTTCTTATCAACACTATTTTGGATCTTTAATTTGAACCTTTTCTATCGCTACATCCATTTAATCTAAATTTAGATTACTCTCCTATATTCTTTCTGTCCAGTACTGTCTTAGCTTATGTCTTTATCTGTGTTTCTGGTATGCTTAACATTTTGCCTTGCCTGTTTTTCTCATCTTATTAATTATTGAATGCTTATATTATTAAGATATTTTAGTTAGAAATGTTTAGTTAATTGTCTTTTTACTTGCTGTGTTTTGCTAAACCCCTGCAGtacactccttttttttaataataatttgaacatTTCCTTTGTGGAAAGAAATTGGAAATCCCCCAAAAAATGTACAGCCTAACTGTGGCACTGCTTGGGTTTCAATATGTATTTAATATGAATTGCCTAATGTTGAATATTGTTAAGAAGCAAGAGTTCAGTGGCCCTCAATTGGATCAGAAGCACTAAAAGCTCCCTCCATCCCCAAACATGATAGCTAGAGTATGTTTACTTCTCAAATGGGTAGTTGGGTTTGATAATGTTAGGAaatgttgcatgtttttgctATATTTTCATGAGGTCTAACCATTTTTCCCCATTACTGCTGTTTTGCTGTCTCTCTTTTTAGTGGAGTCACTTGCCAGACACTGTTATATGTATGTTGTGGATGTGAGTACGTTGCTGTAGCCACTAGTCCCCCTAGTCTTAGcactctgtcctctctgttgTGTTAAGGCTAAGCTCTGCCACCTTTGACAAACTATAATGTTGCACTCACATATGATCCTGCTTATATAAGACAGTTTATTATATCTTTTGATAGAACTACCCAATTTCTATGAGAGGGGGGAAATAATTGAcataaatccatttttttaaacacatatattttttgaatCTCTAAAGTGAGGGAGTGATAGACAGACAATTGATAAGTGGCTCACCCTGTCTTACAAGtatgttttatcatttcaagAAATGCGGTTAACCTCGCAGTACTAAAACTGAATGAGCAAGGCCTGTTGgacaaattgaaaaacaaatggtggTACGACAAAGGAGAGTGCGGCAGCGGGGGAGGTGATTCCAAGGTCAGCCCCAGTGAGCAAAGTGATGGGTAACTCATTGCTACTCCCAAAAGTAAGCAGCAAACCAGCACAGGATCCCAATCCACACTGACAGCAGCCCAGTCACCTGCTGAATCAGCCACAATGCTAGCAAACCTCAGCAACGTTAATCATAAACACATACACTTTTTGTAGCAGACAATCAGGTCTCTAAAGAATTGGAAGACATGAACTTGAGTTCATAAGCGTGGACTCTTCCAATTGGCTCTCTGTACTGCACCATGCAGTGTAGCTGTTGCTCTTGCTGCTTACTTAGGCGATACGTTAATGCACATTTGGCTCTGCAAAACTCGTTTTTGCTTAGGCCAAATGGCGCATCAACGTCTATCGCCACTGcaacagaaagaagagaaagaaatgtaagaaaagagaatcaaagacagaaaaaaaaagttgaatcagtgtaaatgtaataataacataaaataacattgataatgttatttatgttattttccacGTGAAGAACGCCAGTAAACCTTGCGGTATTGAAACTCAGTGAGCAAGGCGTCTTAGacaagctgaaaaacaaatggtggTACGATAAGGGTGAATGTGGAGCCAAGGACTCTGGAAGTAAGGTTAGTCGCTGCAGGTTCTATGTGATTCAAGCACATTCATAATTATTAGTGGGAATGACCCCATTTAAAGTAATGATAAATCATTTCAAGCAAATGCACAAACATAGCATGAGATACCTTGGTAAAATGTAATGTACTAATGCCTGCAGACCTACTAATGATTAAtaccatttatattttaatatacagtaatGCATGCAATGTCATTCTTGAAATGTGCACTCCTTTGTCAAAATGACCCGTTAAATCCTCTTTTTCCAGCTCCCAAAATCCAGCGACAAAcgaaatgaaaagcttttttcttacaaaaaagctttgatgaaatatttatgaaaCTATTTGGACGCAGCCACACAAAGAAAACGCTCACAGCACTGAATACTAAAATCTGACAGTGATTGGCTAATCTGTGGACCATCTATAAAGGGTGTCCAATGGTGTTAAACGTCCTCtctgttgtatttgtatcacTGTTTCTTACTGTGTAGTACTGTGTGAGTCTTGTGtgcctttgtttgtgttgcttaGTGTTTACCACATCGATTTCAAAGACAACAGTTACCCCTTATCCCTGTTTTTTTAGAAATCCACCATTtttaatcagtgaaaacaaagaaatttgTTCTGATTCTCTTTCGTCAATCCGCACTTGTTTCTTTTCCCTCATAATTGATTCTCACTTCTGTCTTGTCGCTTCAATATTCCCAATTTCAAATGTAACTGTGTTGTCTATGGCTGTCACTtttccacacacatatattatgCACCACTTTACACATAGAGCCCTATGTATCCATTTGGCATCCACCTTAAATGAATACATGGGCATTTGATGAGCTAAACAAAACTCgctgtactgtatgtgtcagACGCTGATTGGTTTATTACTAAGCTGTCTtcccttttgtctttgtctaaaGGTAAACGTCTTTGAGCACGTTTGTTAACAGCTTAGCCCTTTGTAATGGGCAACCCATGTAAATGGTCCTCGTGCAGTACAAATTTCTAATGTATATACACAACACATAGATATACAATGCTGCatacaaactgctgctgcatttcatttaatataaaatactaaCCTTACCCACTACATTGCTTTAAATTTACCTCACTTTAAGAAACACCTATGTGTTCTTTGTCTTGCtagtttttttgtgctttttagaTATTGTTGGTTGCTAAACAAAATGTTATTATAGTGGTGtatttttgtgcatatttttttcatttatttattttttgttgtggatgtgattttgtttatttatgtgcaaATCTTTTGACTTCTCACCCTTGCCCTGCCGCTGACCCCTGTTTCGTGTGCGTTTCACAGGAGAAGACGAGCGCCCTCAGCCTGAGCAACGTGGCTGGGGTCTTCTACATTCTGGTCGGAGGACTCGGTTTGGCCATGCTGGTGGCCTTGATTGAGTTCTGTTACAAGTCCAGAGCCGAGGCGAAACGAATGAAGGTGGCAAAGAATGCACAGAATATTAACCCAACTTCCTCGCAGAATTCACAGAATTTTGCAACTTATAAGGAAGGTTACAACGTATATGGGATCGAAAGTGTAAAAATTTAGGGGGTAGGGAACGAGGATTTCATAAATTCCCCCCAAATGCACGCTTTTTGGCTCCATCCGTTCCATCCTTCAGTGTTAGTGAATGAAGAGGTTGGCCAAAGGATCGTATGTACTGGTGATTTATGATTtaatgagagagagacataTCCCCCTTTTTTAAAGCTTAAAATTGTGTTTGTACATTTAAGTTTCCTTGCTATTTGAAACCATTTTCATGTATGACTGTTGATGGCCATGCTTGTTAATACCTCTGTCCTAGtaacacatttcaacaataatGCTTGCAATGACCATGCAGAAGCCTTTACATGATCATTTGCATCTTGCATTGTGTTACCCATGGACATCATATTTAGTTCTCATCTACATTGTcatgttttgtacattttataaaCTTTATATTAACCTTAAGAATGCAGAGATACTTTAACTTTTCTAACATTTTGCTTCCTTGTTTGTGTATGGattatcgtgtgtgtgtgtgtgtgtgtgtgaatgggacATCGATTGTGTTGGCTTGCGGCTGGGTGTACACgtgactctgtgtgtttctgtagaTGACTTTTGGGGACGCCATGAGGAATAAAGCAAGACTTTCCGTCACAGGGAGTACTGGGGAGAATGGTCGGGTGATGACTCCAGAGTTTCCTAAAGCTGTCCATGCCGTCCCTTACGTGAGACCTGACATGGGACTAAACGTCAGCCTGACAGATCTGTCCTGATCAACGAGAAACTTCTGAGTGCCTTACAATGGTTTCAATAGAGCGATTTTtttgtccctccctccctctgttctggcactttgctttttgtctgtgtggtgaaaaagaaaaggtaggAGACGGAGGCTTCATTTTGTCTATCAAAAAGACTTGTATTGTTGCTTTCAGTCTCTATTTCTCACCATATAAAACACCTCTCTTTCTGAGTGGAGTTACATCTCAGAATATAAAGGGGtggatcttgttttttttttgttttttttttaactgatgaCACCATGCTTTCCTATCTATCTGTCTGGACTGGACTGAGATGGAAGTGAAGGCTTGATTGATGTCTGTTTCCCGGAGTCAGAGATTCAGTCATATCAACTGCGTTAATGAGTGTGTGAAGAGCGTGGGGCTGCGTATGTCAGGGGAAGATGTCGTCAAAAACACATTGTTCCTGTAGCCACCACCGCCAAACAAGGATTTTCAAGCACACTTGACATCATCTGCATTAAGATGTgaaattgtcc
Protein-coding regions in this window:
- the gria2b gene encoding glutamate receptor 2b isoform X4; protein product: MEKIVNLSVSVLLVLWGCALGGSPSVQIGGLFPRGADQEYSAFRIGMVQFGTSEFRLTPHIDNLEVANSFAVTNCFCSQFSRGVYAIFGFYDKKSVNTITSFCGTLHVSFITPSFPLDGNQQFIIQMRPDIKGPLLSLIEYYKWDKFAYLYDSDRGLTTLQVVLDTAAEKKWQVTAINVGNLKDERKDEAYRSLFQDLENKKERRVILDCEQDKVKDIMDQVITIGRHVKGYHYIIANLGFVDGDLSKIQYGGANVSGFQIVDFDDPLVSKFDQRWEALEEKEYPGADSKIRYTSALTYDAVQVMTEAFRYLHKQRIDFTRRANNGDCLANPAVPWAQGVEIERALKQVRVEGLTGNIQFDQHGKRVNYSVNIMELKSNGPVKIGYWNEVDKMAVTKSDVFTNDTTGMENKTVIVTTILEAPYVMLKKNADLFVDNDRYEGYCVDLAAEIAKHCGFKYQLKIVGDGKYGARDAETKIWNGMVGELVYGKADIAVAPLTITLVREEVIDFSKPFMSLGISIMIKKPQKSKPGVFSFLDPLAYEIWMCIVFAYIGVSVVLFLVSRFSPYEWHTEEYEDGQIQTNESTNEFGIFNSLWFSLGAFMRQGCDISPRSLSGRIVGGVWWFFTLIIISSYTANLAAFLTVERMVSPIESAEDLAKQTEIAYGTLDSGSTKEFFRRSKIALFDKMWTYMRSAEPSVFVKTTAEGVLRVRKSKGKYAYLLESTMNEYIEQRKPCDTMKVGGNLDSKGYGIATPKGSSLRTPVNLAVLKLSEQGVLDKLKNKWWYDKGECGAKDSGSKEKTSALSLSNVAGVFYILVGGLGLAMLVALIEFCYKSRAEAKRMKVAKNAQNINPTSSQNSQNFATYKEGYNVYGIESVKI
- the gria2b gene encoding glutamate receptor 2b isoform X5; translation: MEKIVNLSVSVLLVLWGCALGGSPSVQIGGLFPRGADQEYSAFRIGMVQFGTSEFRLTPHIDNLEVANSFAVTNCFCSQFSRGVYAIFGFYDKKSVNTITSFCGTLHVSFITPSFPLDGNQQFIIQMRPDIKGPLLSLIEYYKWDKFAYLYDSDRGLTTLQVVLDTAAEKKWQVTAINVGNLKDERKDEAYRSLFQDLENKKERRVILDCEQDKVKDIMDQVITIGRHVKGYHYIIANLGFVDGDLSKIQYGGANVSGFQIVDFDDPLVSKFDQRWEALEEKEYPGADSKIRYTSALTYDAVQVMTEAFRYLHKQRIDFTRRANNGDCLANPAVPWAQGVEIERALKQVRVEGLTGNIQFDQHGKRVNYSVNIMELKSNGPVKIGYWNEVDKMAVTKSDVFTNDTTGMENKTVIVTTILEAPYVMLKKNADLFVDNDRYEGYCVDLAAEIAKHCGFKYQLKIVGDGKYGARDAETKIWNGMVGELVYGKADIAVAPLTITLVREEVIDFSKPFMSLGISIMIKKPQKSKPGVFSFLDPLAYEIWMCIVFAYIGVSVVLFLVSRFSPYEWHTEEYEDGQIQTNESTNEFGIFNSLWFSLGAFMRQGCDISPRSLSGRIVGGVWWFFTLIIISSYTANLAAFLTVERMVSPIESAEDLAKQTEIAYGTLDSGSTKEFFRRSKIALFDKMWTYMRSAEPSVFVKTTAEGVLRVRKSKGKYAYLLESTMNEYIEQRKPCDTMKVGGNLDSKGYGIATPKGSSLRNAVNLAVLKLNEQGLLDKLKNKWWYDKGECGSGGGDSKNASKPCGIETQ
- the gria2b gene encoding glutamate receptor 2b isoform X3, giving the protein MEKIVNLSVSVLLVLWGCALGGSPSVQIGGLFPRGADQEYSAFRIGMVQFGTSEFRLTPHIDNLEVANSFAVTNCFCSQFSRGVYAIFGFYDKKSVNTITSFCGTLHVSFITPSFPLDGNQQFIIQMRPDIKGPLLSLIEYYKWDKFAYLYDSDRGLTTLQVVLDTAAEKKWQVTAINVGNLKDERKDEAYRSLFQDLENKKERRVILDCEQDKVKDIMDQVITIGRHVKGYHYIIANLGFVDGDLSKIQYGGANVSGFQIVDFDDPLVSKFDQRWEALEEKEYPGADSKIRYTSALTYDAVQVMTEAFRYLHKQRIDFTRRANNGDCLANPAVPWAQGVEIERALKQVRVEGLTGNIQFDQHGKRVNYSVNIMELKSNGPVKIGYWNEVDKMAVTKSDVFTNDTTGMENKTVIVTTILEAPYVMLKKNADLFVDNDRYEGYCVDLAAEIAKHCGFKYQLKIVGDGKYGARDAETKIWNGMVGELVYGKADIAVAPLTITLVREEVIDFSKPFMSLGISIMIKKPQKSKPGVFSFLDPLAYEIWMCIVFAYIGVSVVLFLVSRFSPYEWHTEEYEDGQIQTNESTNEFGIFNSLWFSLGAFMRQGCDISPRSLSGRIVGGVWWFFTLIIISSYTANLAAFLTVERMVSPIESAEDLAKQTEIAYGTLDSGSTKEFFRRSKIALFDKMWTYMRSAEPSVFVKTTAEGVLRVRKSKGKYAYLLESTMNEYIEQRKPCDTMKVGGNLDSKGYGIATPKGSSLRNAVNLAVLKLNEQGLLDKLKNKWWYDKGECGSGGGDSKEKTSALSLSNVAGVFYILVGGLGLAMLVALIEFCYKSRAEAKRMKVAKNAQNINPTSSQNSQNFATYKEGYNVYGIESVKI
- the gria2b gene encoding glutamate receptor 2b isoform X2, whose product is MEKIVNLSVSVLLVLWGCALGGSPSVQIGGLFPRGADQEYSAFRIGMVQFGTSEFRLTPHIDNLEVANSFAVTNCFCSQFSRGVYAIFGFYDKKSVNTITSFCGTLHVSFITPSFPLDGNQQFIIQMRPDIKGPLLSLIEYYKWDKFAYLYDSDRGLTTLQVVLDTAAEKKWQVTAINVGNLKDERKDEAYRSLFQDLENKKERRVILDCEQDKVKDIMDQVITIGRHVKGYHYIIANLGFVDGDLSKIQYGGANVSGFQIVDFDDPLVSKFDQRWEALEEKEYPGADSKIRYTSALTYDAVQVMTEAFRYLHKQRIDFTRRANNGDCLANPAVPWAQGVEIERALKQVRVEGLTGNIQFDQHGKRVNYSVNIMELKSNGPVKIGYWNEVDKMAVTKSDVFTNDTTGMENKTVIVTTILEAPYVMLKKNADLFVDNDRYEGYCVDLAAEIAKHCGFKYQLKIVGDGKYGARDAETKIWNGMVGELVYGKADIAVAPLTITLVREEVIDFSKPFMSLGISIMIKKPQKSKPGVFSFLDPLAYEIWMCIVFAYIGVSVVLFLVSRFSPYEWHTEEYEDGQIQTNESTNEFGIFNSLWFSLGAFMRQGCDISPRSLSGRIVGGVWWFFTLIIISSYTANLAAFLTVERMVSPIESAEDLAKQTEIAYGTLDSGSTKEFFRRSKIALFDKMWTYMRSAEPSVFVKTTAEGVLRVRKSKGKYAYLLESTMNEYIEQRKPCDTMKVGGNLDSKGYGIATPKGSSLRTPVNLAVLKLSEQGVLDKLKNKWWYDKGECGAKDSGSKEKTSALSLSNVAGVFYILVGGLGLAMLVALIEFCYKSRAEAKRMKMTFGDAMRNKARLSVTGSTGENGRVMTPEFPKAVHAVPYVRPDMGLNVSLTDLS
- the gria2b gene encoding glutamate receptor 2b isoform X1 codes for the protein MEKIVNLSVSVLLVLWGCALGGSPSVQIGGLFPRGADQEYSAFRIGMVQFGTSEFRLTPHIDNLEVANSFAVTNCFCSQFSRGVYAIFGFYDKKSVNTITSFCGTLHVSFITPSFPLDGNQQFIIQMRPDIKGPLLSLIEYYKWDKFAYLYDSDRGLTTLQVVLDTAAEKKWQVTAINVGNLKDERKDEAYRSLFQDLENKKERRVILDCEQDKVKDIMDQVITIGRHVKGYHYIIANLGFVDGDLSKIQYGGANVSGFQIVDFDDPLVSKFDQRWEALEEKEYPGADSKIRYTSALTYDAVQVMTEAFRYLHKQRIDFTRRANNGDCLANPAVPWAQGVEIERALKQVRVEGLTGNIQFDQHGKRVNYSVNIMELKSNGPVKIGYWNEVDKMAVTKSDVFTNDTTGMENKTVIVTTILEAPYVMLKKNADLFVDNDRYEGYCVDLAAEIAKHCGFKYQLKIVGDGKYGARDAETKIWNGMVGELVYGKADIAVAPLTITLVREEVIDFSKPFMSLGISIMIKKPQKSKPGVFSFLDPLAYEIWMCIVFAYIGVSVVLFLVSRFSPYEWHTEEYEDGQIQTNESTNEFGIFNSLWFSLGAFMRQGCDISPRSLSGRIVGGVWWFFTLIIISSYTANLAAFLTVERMVSPIESAEDLAKQTEIAYGTLDSGSTKEFFRRSKIALFDKMWTYMRSAEPSVFVKTTAEGVLRVRKSKGKYAYLLESTMNEYIEQRKPCDTMKVGGNLDSKGYGIATPKGSSLRNAVNLAVLKLNEQGLLDKLKNKWWYDKGECGSGGGDSKEKTSALSLSNVAGVFYILVGGLGLAMLVALIEFCYKSRAEAKRMKMTFGDAMRNKARLSVTGSTGENGRVMTPEFPKAVHAVPYVRPDMGLNVSLTDLS